A genomic stretch from Pseudoliparis swirei isolate HS2019 ecotype Mariana Trench chromosome 18, NWPU_hadal_v1, whole genome shotgun sequence includes:
- the pbrm1l gene encoding polybromo 1, like isoform X3 produces MKNIYTAVIESRESGTNRRLCDLFMVKPSKKDYPDYYKVILEPMDLKTIEHNIRIERYATEDALMEDMKLMFRNARHYNEEGSQVYNDADVLEKILKDNCKELGTLAEEEDLGSPKLKLRKIGVSPKKSKYITPLQQRLNELYDAVRNFTDRRGRRLSTIFLRLPSRAELPDYYATIKRPIDMERLRSHMAGGRYQDVESLVEDFSLMFNNACIYNEPESLIYRDALVLHRVLLETRKQQEGGEDSGPPNVGHLVRELIRNLFVSVLGHQDEEGRCYSDSLAEIPAVDPAAPEKTPQNFDVIRVNVDRGHYRRLDVFQEHMFEVMEKARRLHRTDSEIFEDAVELQQFFIKIRDELCKNGEILQSTSLNYTSKHLHSDVEQEKREKIPKEIEEDKLKTEEEEKEKNKEREKAKDLPGESWKSESESERVYTQVCSFENITYHVGDFVYVEPSEPNLKPHIVCIERLWEDEAGGKWLHGCWFYRPSETFHLTTRKFLEKEVFKSDYYNKVSISKILGKCVVLFVKDYFKMQAEGYRAEDVYICESRYAGRNKSFKKIKIWAVTASSVKLVAREVPLPVFRVASMFAKHDKQTVAYAGSGSFIDKEREDVPIEMSGADPGCQHYEQLPYNNVWFKVGDCVYIQSHGLSKPRVARIEKLWVQNGTTFFFGPIFIHPEETEHEPTKMFYKREVFLSQLEETLPITCVTGKCMVSSFKDYLSCRPTEISEEDILLCESRYIDTEKQIKKFKGLKRFSFSSKVVEDEIYYFRKVIVPQKEASPVLDKKINELEVKLADVDIDDDMEDMDDDDEAPRTPSLPQMQTPLASDTDTIPYTPQSTPKVKGLSKKEGAKRKINMSGYILFSSEMRAVIKARNPDFSFGELSRLVGTEWRNLEATKKAEYEERAAKIVDQQERDRPPQKQASPRAGTPVGSLMGVVPSPSAMGMINQTMTPVSGMMGAYGPPYMSMQGPHEGLLSVATMLPHPAGGPPLPHHHLQHGMPGYPGMPHQGMMGAGMNGMAGSPTPGNFMQQPGMFSPGPHAPPPYPGQGTSSHLQPTSPMFVAPPPKTQRVLHSEAYLKYIEGLNSDSNTISKWDQTLRAQRRDAHLTKEQESRLPAHWLKSKGAHTTMADALWRLRDLMLRDSLNICQGYNL; encoded by the exons atgaagaacataTACACCGCAGTGATTGAGTCTCGGGAGTCAGGCACCAATCGCCGCCTTTGTGATCTGTTTATGGTCAAACCATCCAAGAAGGACTACCCGGACTACTATAAAGTCATCCTTGAACCGATGGACCTGAAGACCATTGAGCACAACATCCGCATTGAACGCTACGCGACCGAGGATGCTTTGATGGAAGACATGAAGCTGATGTTCCGAAATGCCCGGCATTACAATGAAGAGGGATCTCAG GTGTATAATGATGCTGATGTTCTTGAGAAGATACTGAAGGACAATTGTAAGGAGTTGGGAACTTTGGCTGAAGAAGAAGATCTGGGATCTCCCAAACTGAAACTAA GGAAGATTGGTGTCTCTCCAAAGAAGTCCAAATACATCACTCCTCTTCAGCAGAGGTTAAATGAGCTCTACGATGCTGTGCGAAACTTCACTGACCGCCGAGGTCGGCGTCTTAGCACAATCTTTCTTCGTCTGCCGTCTCGTGCCGAGTTGCCTGACTACTATGCCACTATCAAGAGACCCATCGATATGGAGCGCCTCCGAAGCCATATGGCGGGCGGGCGTTACCAAGACGTTGAATCACTGGTGGAGGATTTCTCTCTCATGTTCAACAATGCCTGCATTTACAATGAGCCAGAGTCTCTCATCTATCGGGATGCTCTAGTGTTGCACCGGGTGCTGCTGGAGACACGCAAGCAGCAGGAGGGAGGCGAAGACTCCGGACCTCCAAATGTGGGACATCTGGTGCGAGAGCTGATCAGGAACCTGTTTGTTTCCGTGCTGGGCCACCAGGACGAAGAGGGCCGATGCTACAGCGACTCTTTGGCTGAGATCCCTGCTGTCGATCCAGCCGCACCTGAAAAAACGCCGCAAAACTTTGATGTCATCAGAGTGAATGTGGACCGTGGTCATTACAGAAGACTGGATGTCTTCCAGGAACACATGTTTGAAGTGATGGAGAAAGCAAGGAGACTACACAG GACTGATTCTGAGATATTTGAGGATGCAGTGGAGCTACAACAGTTTTTCATTAAGATCAGGGATGAGCTCTGCAAGAATGGAGAGATTCTGCAGTCAACTTCACTCAACTACACGTCAAAACACCTGCACAGCGACGTGGAGcaggaaaagagggagaaaatCCCCAAAGAGATTGAGGAGGACAAGCTAaagactgaggaagaggagaaggagaaaaacaaag agagggagaaagccaAAGACCTGCCAGGAGAGTCATGGAAGTCAGAGTCTGAGTCAGAGCGTGTTTACACTCAGGTCTGCAGCTTTGAGAACATCACCTACCACGTGGGGGACTTTGTCTATGTGGAGCCGTCAGAGCCGAACCTGAAACCACACATTGTCTGTATTGAACGCCTGTGGGAGGATGAAGCAG GTGGGAAGTGGCTCCATGGCTGCTGGTTTTACAGGCCAAGTGAAACCTTCCACTTGACAACACGCAAGTTTCTGGAAAAAGAGGTCTTCAAGAGCGACTACTATAACAAAGTGTCCATCAGTAAAATTCTGGGCAAATGTGTGGTCCTGTTTGTGAAG GATTATTTCAAAATGCAAGCAGAGGGCTACAGAGCAGAGGATGTGTACATCTGTGAATCCCGCTACGCCGGCAGGAACAAGTCCTTCAAGAAGATTAAGATATGGGCCGTGACCGCGAGCTCTGTGAAACTTGTCGCCCGGGAGGTGCCGTTGCCTGTTTTCCGTGTTGCTTCCATGTTTGCCAAGCATGACAAACAGACGGTTGCATATGCAGGCAGCGGAAGCTTTATTGACAAG gagagagaggatgtccCCATTGAGATGAGTGGAGCTGACCCCGGCTGTCAGCACTATGAACAGTTACCCTACAACAATGTGTGGTTTAAAGTGGGAGACTGTGTTTACATCCAGTCACATGGTCTGTCAAAGCCCCGGGTTGCTAG GATAGAGAAGCTGTGGGTGCAGAATGGAACTACTTTCTTCTTTGGGCCCATCTTTATTCACCCTGAGGAAACGGAGCACGAGCCCACGAAGATGTTCTACAAGAGAGAAGTGTTTCTGAGCCAGCTGGAGGAGACCTTGCCCATCACCTGCGTCACAG GCAAATGTATGGTGTCCTCATTTAAGGACTACCTGTCATGCAGACCTACCGAGATTTCAGAAGAGGATATCCTGCTGTGCGAGAGTCGCTATATTGACACAGAAAAGCAGATAAAAAAGTTCAAGGGTCTGAAACGCTTCTCATTCTCTTCCAAAGTGGTGGAAGATGAGATCTACTATTTCAG GAAAGTGATTGTGCCACAGAAGGAAGCATCACCTGTTTTGGACAAGAAGATCAATGAGCTTGAGGTTAAACTGGCAGATGTAGATATAGATGATGATATGGAAGATATGGACGATGATGACGAGGCTCCACGGACGCCGTCTCTGCCTCAGATGCAAACTCCTCTTGCAAGCGATACGGATACCATACCATACACTCCGCAG TCCACTCCGAAGGTAAAGGGCTTATCAAAGAAAGAAGGGGCCAAGAGGAAGATCAACATGAGCGGCTATATATTGTTCAGCAGTGAAATGCGAGCGGTCATCAAAGCGCGAAACCCAGACTTCTCCTTTGGGGAGCTGAGTCGACTCGTGGGCACCGAGTGGAGGAACCTCGAGGCTACCAAGAAAGCCGAGTATGAAG aACGTGCAGCCAAAATAGTGGATCAACAAGAGCGTGACAGACCACCTCAGAAGCAAGCGTCCCCAAGAGCAGGTACCCCCGTAGGGTCACTGATGGGGGTGGTACCTTCACCTAGCGCTATGGGAATGATAAACCAGACCATGACACCTGTGTCAG GCATGATGGGAGCTTACGGCCCACCTTACATGTCCATGCAGGGCCCCCATGAGGGCTTGTTGAGTGTGGCCACAATGCTACCTCACCCTGCAGGGGGGCCCCCCCTGCCTCATCATCATCTCCAGCATGGTATGCCTGGGTACCCTGGCATGCCTCACCAGG GTATGATGGGCGCTGGTATGAATGGTATGGCAGGAAGTCCGACACCAGGAAACTTTATGCAACAG CCTGGGATGTTCAGCCCAGGACCGCATGCTCCCCCACCATATCCAGGACAAGGCACGTcttcacacctgcagcccaccTCTCCCATGTTTGTGGCTCCACCACCAAAGACCCAGAGGGTGCTCCACTCAGAGGCCTACCTGAAGTACATTGAGGGCTTGAATTCAGATTCTAACACCATCAGCAAGTGGGACCAAACGCTCAGAG CTCAAAGACGTGACGCTCACCTGACCAAAGAGCAGGAGAGTCGGCTTCCAGCACACTGGCTGAAGAGCAAAGGAGCCCACACCACCATGGCAGATGCACTGTGGCGCCTGCGTGACCTGATGCTGAGAGACTCTCTGAACATCTGTCAGGGATACAACCTGTAA